Part of the Cellulomonas taurus genome, CCTTGCCCGCGACGAAGACCTTGCCGCCGGTCGGCCGTTCCTCACGCAGCACGAGCCGCAGGAAGGTCGACTTCCCGGAGCCGGAGGCACCGACCAGGAAGACGAACTCCCCGCGCTCCACCTCGAGGGAGATCTGGTCCAGCGCGGGACGTGCGCCCCGGGCGTAGACCTTGGTGACGTTCTCGAATCTGATCACAAGCGTGGCGGGCCAGCTGTCGGGGACGGGAGGGTCGTGCGCCTGGCCTTCGGGCACGGTACGCAGCCCGGTGCCGTGACCCGACCGTGACACGCCGCCCGCTCGCTGTGAAGCGGGGCACCCCGCCCGGTATGCGCGGTTTGTCAGTCGATCGAGGCGGACCGGCGCCAGCGGATGCCGGCCTCGATGAAGCCGTCGATGTCACCGTCGAACACCGAGGCGGTGTTGCCGACCTCGTGCTCGGTGCGCAGGTCCTTGACCATCTGGTACGGGTGCAGCACGTAGGAGCGCATCTGGTCGCCCCAGGACGCCTTGATGTCGCCGGCCAGTTCCTTCTTCTTCGCGTCCTCCTCGGCCTTGCGGACCAGGAGCAGGCGGGACTGCAGCACGCGGAGCGCGGCGGCCCGGTTCTGGATCTGCGACTTCTCGTTCTGCATCGAGACCACGATGCCGGTCGGGATGTGGGTCATCCGCACCGCGGAGTCGGTGGTGTTCACCGACTGACCACCCGGGCCCGAGGAGCGGAACACGTCGACCTTGATCTCGTTCTCCGGGATCTCGATGTTGTCGTCGCTCTGCTCGATCAGCGGGATGACCTCGACGGCGGCGAACGAGGTCTGGCGGCGGCCCTGGTTGTCGAAGGGCGAGATCCGCACCAGGCGGTGCGTCCCGGCCTCGACCGACAGGTGACCGAAGGCGTAGGGGGCCTTCACCTCGAAGGTCGCGGACTTCAGCCCGGCCTCCTCGGCGTAGGAGGTGTCCAGCACCGAGGTCGGGTACCCGTGGCGCTCGGCCCAGCGCAGGTACATCCGCATCAGCATCTCGGCGAAGTCCGCCGCGTCCACACCACCGGCACCGGCCCGGATCGTCACGACCGCCTCACGCTGGTCGTACTCGCCGTTCAGCAGGGTGCGGACCTCGAGCTCGCCCAGGTCCTTGCGGATGGTCTCCAGCTCGGCCTCGGCCTCGGCCAGGGTCTCGGCGTCGCCACCGTCCTCGGTGGCCATCTCGACCAGGGTCTCCAGGTCGTCGATCCGGGCCGCCAGCTTGTCCACCCGGTCCAGCTCGGCCTGGGTCGAGGACAGGGCGCTGGTGACCTTCTGCGCCGCCTCGGGGTCGTCCCAGAGGTCGGGGGCCGACGCCTGCTCGGTGAGCTGGGCGATCTTGGCCTGGAGGGCGGTGGGGTCGGAGACCGCCTGGATCGTGCCCAGCGTGGAACGCAGGTCGCGGATCTCGGCGGGGAAGTCGGTGGCTGCCACGACGAGTCAGGCTACCGTCCCACGGCGCCCACCGGTGACCGACTAGCGTGTGAGCGTGAACATCCCCTTCCCTTCCGGGACCCAGCACACCCTGACCCTCGGTGAGCAGCGGGCAGTGATCGCCGAGGTCGGCGCGAGCGTCCGCGAGTTCTCCGTGGGCGGCCGGGACGTGGTGCTGCCGTTCCCCGCCGAGCAGATCCCGCCCGCGTTCTCCGGTGCCGTGCTGGCCCCGTGGCCCAACCGCCTGGCGGACGGTCAGTACACCTGGCTCGGCGTCGAGCACCAGGTCCCGCTGACCGAGCCGGACCGGCGCAACGCGCTGCACGGGCTGGCCGCACAGGTGCGCTGGACCGCCGTCGAGGTCGGTGCCGACGCCGTGACCTTGCAGCACGACCTGGTGCCGACGCCCGGGTACCCGTTCCCGCTGCGACTGACCGCGTCCTATCGCCTGACCGCCGACCGCGGCCTGACCGTGCAGGTCACCGCGACCAACCTGGGCGACCAGCCCGCACCCTACGGGGTCGGCTTCCACCCGTGGCTGTCCCCCGGCGACGCGACGGTCGACGAGTGCACGCTGCGGGTGGACGCCGCCGCCATCGTCACCGTCGACGACCGCCTGCTGCCCACCGGCACCGCCCCGCTGACCGGGTCCGCCGACCGGCGCAGCCCGCAGCCGCTGGCCGGGGTCGCCCTCGACGACGCGTTCCTGGACGTGAACCGGGACGCCGACGGCCTGTCCTGGATCGTGCTCGGCTCCCCCGACGGCCACGGGTCGGCGGTCTGGATGGACGGGTCGATGGACACCTGGCAGGTCTGCACCGGCAACGGCATCCCGACGATCAACCGGCGCGGGGTGGCCGCCGAACCGATGAGCTGCATCGCGGACGCCTTCCGCACCGGTGAGCGCCTGGTCCGGATCGAGCCGGGTGCCGCGCACACCGTCACCTGGGGCATGACCCTGGTCTGAGGCCGGAGACGACGAGGCCCCCTCCGGATGATCCGGAGGGGGCCTTCGTCTGTCACTCGCCGTAGTAGAACCCGTCGGTCTGCACCTTGGTGTACTCCCAGTGCCAGCGCTCGTACGGGCCGGAGCCGCCGGGCTTGGCCCACGCGGGGTTCTCCCAGCCGAAGGTGGCCGCGTTCTCGTTCAGCCAGTCCCACTGCACGCCGGTGGTCAGACCGGAGCAGAAGTCGACCGCCAGGCCGAAGCCGTGGTTGGACTTGCCGGTGGCCGCCGCGAAGCTGCCACGGGACGCCTTCACCGCGCTCTGCTGCGCCAGGGTCCGGTAACCGGAGGACAGGCACATGTCCGAGCCGAACTTCGCGACGTACATCGCGTTCAGCTCGGCCAGTGCCTCGGCGGCGTCGGCCCGCAGCTGGGTGCCGCCGTCCCACAGGGTGCACAGGTCGGCGGAGGGCAGCTGTCCGTTCGGCGCGTTCGGGTTGGCCACCTGACCGGAGCAGCCGGGCAGGATCTCCCGCTCGGCACTGCGGCTGGCGGCCACCTCGCTGCGCACCTCGGCGGCGTCGGTGGACAGCAGCGACGACGGCGGCACCAGGGTCGATCCCGGCGTGCCGGTCAGCGCCTCGACGGTGCTGGGCAGGTTCGCGTCGTCCACGGTCGACTCACCGGTGGCGGCGACCGAGCGGTCCTCGTGCTGGGTCAGCGGGACGGCGACCGTGACGGCCGCCAGCGTGACGAGCACGCCGGAACGAACACCCCAGCGCGCGGCCGGGTGACCGGTGTGCGCAGGCTTGTCCTGGGCGACGGCCGGGGCCGCGGGGGTGGGGCGACGACGGGAGCGCCGGGTGCCGGCCTGCTCCGCCTCTCGCAGCTGCCGACGGGTCGCCGGTGCGGCGATGTCGGCGGGCGCGATCTGCGACGCCACGGGACCTCCGTTGTGGTGCGGACATGGGGATCCCCGGTGACCCGGACACAGGTCGACCCTGTGGGAGGGATCCGGGGGAACGATCACGGAACAATAACGGCTGCGGGCACTCGGTTCCAAGACCCCTGATCAGATCCGGTGCGGACGATGCCTGATATGTCGAGGACCCGGCCCCCGACTCAGCGCGGCGGAATCCGCAGGTGTCCGCGCTGCATCGCGTCCCTGACCTCGCCGACCAGCTCCTCGAGGATGTCCTCGAGGAAGACAGCACCCACGACGACGGTGTGACCGGATTCACCCGTCTGCTCCACCCGGGCCACGTGCACCCCCGAGCGCTGCATCGCCGCGAGCGCCTCCTCGACCTCGTCCCCGGGGGCGACCACCGCGGTGGTGCGCACCCGCCAGGCCGGCACCGGCAACCGGCGGGACTCCCCGTCGGCGTAGAGCACGTCCTTGACATGCAGGTAGCCGGTGGGGGCGCCGTGGGCGTCCAGCACCGGGAACCGGCTGAAGCCGGTCTTGGCAACCAGCCGCTCCACCTCCTCCGGCGTCACGTCCACCGGGACGGTCACCAGCTGGTCGCGCGGGATCATCACCTCGGCCGCGGTCCGGTCGGAGAACTCCAGCGCACCGGACAGCAGGCCCTGCTCGTCCTCCAGCAGACCCTCCGCCTGCGACTGCTCGACGATGGACTGCACCTCCTGTGCGGTGAAGGCGGAGGCGACCTCGTCGCGCGGGTCGACCCGGAACAGGCGCAGCACGTGGTTCGCCAGCCAGTTCAGCGCCGTGATGATCGGCTTGACCACCCGGCCGAGCCAGACCAGCGGCGGCCCGAAGACCAGGACCGCACGATCCGGGCCGGAGACCGACAGGTTCTTCGGCACCATCTCGCCCAGCACCACGTGCAGGTAGACCACCAGCAGCAGCGCGACCACGAAGCCGATCGGGTGCGTGAACTCGCTGCCGACACCGAGGGCGTGCAACGGCCCCTCGATCAGGTGCGCGATCGCCGGTTCGGCGACCACACCGAGGGTGGTCGAGCAGATCGTCACGCCGAGCTGGGCGCAGGCCAGCATCAACGACACGTGCTCCATCGCCCACAGCACCGTCTGCGCGCGGCGGTCACCGGCGGCCGCGAGCGGCTCGATCGCCGAGCGACGCGCGGAGATGATCGCGAACTCGGCGGCCACGAAGAACGCGTTGCCGGCCAGCAACAGCACCGCCAGCACCAGGGCCACGGTCGGGTTCACTCGGTCACGTCCTCGTCCTGCGGCAGCACGACGACCCGGTCCACCCGGCGCCGCTGCATCGACTCCACCGTGAGCTCGATCCCGGGCAGACGGACCGTGTCACCGACCTCCGGCACCCGGCCCAGCTCGGCCATCACCAGACCACCCAGCGTCTCGTAGCGGGCATCGTCCGGGACCACCAGCCCGGTCTGCTCGGTCAGCTCGTCCGGGCGCAGCAGCCCGGAGACCACCCAGGCGCCGTCGGCCCGGCGGGAGGCGGCGGTGCGGCGGCGGTCGTGCTCGTCCGCGACGTCACCCACCAGCTCCTCGACCACGTCCTCCAGCGTGACCACCCCGGAGGTGCCGCCGTACTCGTCCACCACCACGGCCATCTGCAGGCCCTGCTCGCGCAGCTCCACCAGCAGCGGACCGAGGTGCACGGTCTCCGGCACCCGGGGCGCCTCGACCATCAGCGCCGCGGCCGGGACCTCACCGCGTCGCTCGTAGGGCACCGCGATCGCCCGGCGCAGGTGCACCAGGCCGATGATGTCGTCCGAGTCCTCGCCGAGCACCGGGAAGCGGGAGTGCCCGGTCTCCCGGGCCAGCCGGATCACCTCGGTCGCCGGGTCCTCGCGGTCCACGGTGACGATCCGCTGCCGGTCGGTCATCACATCCACCGCCGACAGGTCGGTGAACTCGATCGAGTTGGTCAGCAGGGTGGCAGTCGACTCGTCCAGGGTGCCGACCTGCGCCGAGCGCTTGACCAGCGCGGCCAGCTCCTGGGGCGAGCGCGCGCCGGACAGCTCCTCGCGCGGCTCCACCCCGAACCGGCGCAGGATCGCGTTCGCCGACGAGTTGAACAGGGAGATCAGCGGCCGCAGCCCGGTGGTGAACCCGTGCTGCAACGGCGCGACGAACCGCGCGGTGCCCATCGGACGACTGATCGCGAAGTTCTTCGGGACCAGCTCGCCGAACAGCATCGAGAACCCGTTCACCAGGATCACCGTGATCACCCCGGCCACCGCGACGCCCGCCGCCTGCCCCAGGGTGCCGGTCAGCGCGCCGCCGAGCAGCCGGTTCACCGCCGGCTGGGTGGTGTAGCCGAGCAGCACGGTGGTCAGCGTGATGCCGACCTGCGCGCCGGACAGCTCAGTGGACAGTCGCCGCAGCGCCTTGAGCACCGTGTTGCCCCGGCGGTCATCGGCCCGGGTCTCCTTGGCGACCACCCCGGGGTCCAAGGTCACCAGGGAGAACTCACTGGCGACGAAGAGGGCGGTCCCCGCCGTGAGCAGCACGCCGAAGAGGATCAGCAGCCAGTCGGTCAGCACCGGTCACCGCCGGTCACATCGTGAGGAGGAACAGTTCTGAGGAAGCCGGCGCGACGCCGGCCACGACTTGAGCTGGGCATGGTCGCAGCATCATACGAAAACCTCCACACCCGTGTGCCACGCTGAGTCCATGACCTTTGCCACTCGCCCCGGGTCCCCGGCGGCATCCTCCGGTCCGGGTGCCGTCACCGCCACGGTGCTCGTCGTCGAGGACGAGCCCGCCATCGCCACCGCCGTCGCACGTCGACTGGCGGCCGAGGGCTACCAGGTCGAGACGGTCGGCGACGGTCTCGCGGCGGTGGACGCGGCCACCAGGATCCGCCCGGACGCCGTGGTGCTGGACGTGATGCTGCCCGGCATCGACGGCCTGGAGGTCTGCCGCCGGATCCAGGCCGACCGCCCGGTTCCGGTGCTGATGCTCACCGCCCGCGACGACGAGACCGACATGCTGATCGGCCTCGGCGTCGGCGCCGACGACTACATGACCAAGCCGTTCTCCATGCGCGAGCTGGTCGCCCGGGTCAAGGCCCTGCTGCGGCGCCAGCAGCGCGCCGCCCTCGCCGCCGAACAGGCCAGCACCACCAGCGGTGCCGAGCCGCCGGTGACCATCGGCGACCTGGTGATCGACCGGGCGCAGCGCCGGGTGCACCGGGCCGGCACCGAGGTGCACCTGACCCCGACCGAGTTCGACCTGCTGCTGGCCCTGGCCGCCAGCCCGCGCACCGTGCTCACCCGCGAGCGTCTGCTGGCCGAGGTCTGGGACTGGGTGGACGCGTCCGGCACCCGGACCGTCGACTCCCACGTCAAGGCGCTGCGGCGCAAGCTCGGCGCCGACCTGATCCGCACCGTGCACGGCGTGGGCTACGCACTGGAGCCCGCCACCGGCACCGACGATGAGTGACCGGTGACCGGCACGCCCCGCCGTGACCGCGAGCGACCGATCGCGGCGGCGACCTCGCTGCCCCGGCTGCCGGACGTGCGGCCGCTGGACCGGTTCAAGTCGCTCAAGATCAAGCTCGGGGTGCTGGTCGCCGCGTCCTCCGGTGTGGCGGCACTGCTCACCTGGTTCGGGCTGAACAACACCCTCGGCCCCACCCGGACCTTCCCGGTGGTGCTGGTGATCGTCCTGGTCTTCACCCAGTTGCTCGCCCGCGGCATGACCTCTCCCCTGCGCGAGATGACCTCGGCCGTGCGGTCGATGGCCGCCGGTGACTACACCCGCCGGGTGCGGGCCACCTCCCGGGACGAGGTCGGGCAGCTCGCCGAGGCGTTCAATCGGATGGCCGACGAGCTGGAGCAGACCGACACGATCCGTCGCGAACTGGTCGCCAACGTCTCGCACGAGCTGCGCACCCCGGTGACAGCGCTCCAGGCGTCGCTGGAGAACATCGTCGATGGGGTGGACGACCCCGACCCGGAGACGATGAAGGCCGCCCTCGCGCAGACCCAGCGCCTGAGCCGCCTGGTGTCCACGCTGCTCGACCTGTCCCGCCTGGAGGCCGGTGCGGTCGAGCTGAACCTGACCGATGTGCCGCTACGCGAGTTCCTGGAGGAGGCCGCCAGCGAGGGTCGGCTGGTCGGCGCCAGCAAGGCGCTGACCTTCCCCGTGGTGGTCGAGCCGGAGAACCTGGTGATCCCCGCCGACCGCGAGCGCCTGCACCAGATCCTGGCCAACCTGGTGCAGAACGCCGTCCGGCACTCCCCCGTCGGCGCGGAGATCCGACTGGAGGCGCACCGCTCCGGCGGCTGGGTGCGGCTCGACGTGGTCGACCAGGGTCCGGGCATCCAGCCCGATCAGCGCGAGCGGGTCTTCGAGCGGTTCGCCCGGGGCAACACGCCGGCGATCACCGGGCAGATCTCCACCGGTGGCACCGGGCTGGGGCTGTCGATCGTCCGCTGGGCGGTGAACCTGCACGGCGGGACGGTGGGGGTGGCGGACACCCCGGTGGGCTGCACGATGCGGGTGATGCTGCCGTCGCGGCGGCAGAGTCGGCGCAGCGGCGGGAGTCCCGCGACCAGCGGATAGGCACTTGTTCTACCCCCAGTAGAACAGCTACGGTCGACCGCATGACCGCTCCGGCCATCGAGATCCGCCACCTGACCAAGACCTTCGGCCCCGTGCGCGCCGTGGACGACCTGAACTTCACGGTGGCCCCCGGCCGCGTGACCGGCTTCCTGGGCCCGAACGGCGCGGGCAAGACCACCACGCTGCGGATGCTGCTGGGCCTGGTCTCCCCCACGTCGGGGACCGCCACCATCGGCGGTCAGCGCTATGCCGAGCTCGACCAGCCGTTGCGCGCGGTGGGCGCCGCCCTGGAGGCGAGCGACTTCCATCCGGGCCGGACCGCCCGCGACCACCTGCGGGTGTCGGCGCCGAAGGCCGGGGCGAGCGACGCGCGGGTCGACGAGCTGCTGGAGCTGGTCGGACTGGGCACCGCGGCGACCCGCCGGGTCGGCGGCTTCTCCCTGGGCATGCGGCAGCGACTCGGACTGGCGGCCACACTGCTGGGCGACCCGCCCGTGCTGTTGCTCGACGAGCCGGCGAACGGGCTGGACCCGGAGGGGATCCGCTGGTTGCGGGACCTGCTGCGCAGCCTGGCGGCCGAGGGCCGGACGGTGCTGGTGTCCAGCCACGTGCTGTCCGAGGTGCAGCAGACGGTGGACGACATCGTGGTGATCGCCCGGGGCCGTCTGGTGCACGCCTCGACGTTGCCGGAGCTGGTGGCGATGGCCGAACACCGCGTCGTCGTGCGCACGCCGAACCCGGCCGGGTTGCACGCCCTGGCGGAGCGCTCGGGCTGGACGGCCCGGGCCGGACACGAGGGCGCGGTGGAACTGAGCGGCGTCGACCCGGCGACGGTGGGCCATGCGGCCTTCACGGCCGGGATCGAGCTGCACGAACTCAGCAATCGCGGGGCATCACTGGAGGACGTGTTCCTCGGCCTGACGGCCCCGGCAGCATCGACCGAGGGGGCGACCCGATGACCGACACCCTGCGGGCCGAGTACCGCAAGCTCGTCACCACCCGGCTGTGGTGGGTGCTGCTGCTGACCATGTTCGCCTACATGGTGTTCATCGCCGCGGTGATGGCCTTCGCGCTGACGGCATCGCCCGGCTCCGGGGTGGAGACCGACCTCCCGGCAGCGACGATGGACGACAGCACGGCCGCGATCACCATCTACACCCTGGCCGCGGCCCTGGGTTTCGTGTTCCCCCTGCTGGTCGGGGTGCTGTCGGTGACCGGCGAGTTCCGGCACCACACGATCACCCCGACCCTGCTCGCCGAGCCGAACCGCACCCGGCTGATCGTGGCGAAGCTGCTGGCCAGCGTGCCCCTCGGCGTGCTGTTCGGGTTGGTCGGCGCCCTGGCGACCACCGGGACCGGCGCGGCGGTCCTGGCGGTGATGGACCACCCGACCATGCTGACCGACCCGCAGGTGCTGGGATCGGTCGGTCGCACGGCACTGGCCCTGACGGTCTGGTGCGTGCTCGGCGTCGGACTGGGCTGCGTCCTGACAAATCAGGTGCTGGCCATCGTCGCGGTGCTGGCGTTCACCCAGTTCGTCGAGCCGCTGGCCCGGCTGCTGTTCGGCCAGATCGATGCGCTCTCCGGTGTGGCGGCGTTCCTGCCCGGTGCCGCCGGTGAGGCGATCAGCGGCGGGTCGTTCTACAGCCAGGCCGGTGCCGGTGACCTGCTGCCGGGCTGGGCGGGTGCGGCGGTGCTGATCGGCTACGCGGTGCTGTTCGCGCTGATCGGGCGACTGACCACCTTCCGCCGGGACATCAGCTAGACGTCAACCGGTCGGCCAGCGCCGCCAGCGGACCGATGGCGGAGCGGATCGCCTGCGCGTCCGCGGCGTCGAGTTCCGCCAGCGCGGAGGCCAACGTCTCGGCCCAGCTCGCCTCGATGGGCTCGCGACGACCGGCGCTGCGCGCGGTGGTGGTCAGTCGCACGACGCGCCGATCGGCCTCGTCCGGGTGTTTCTGGACCAGACCGCGCTCGATCAGGCCCCGCACCGCTGCGCTCGCGTTGCTCTGCCGCAGCCCGAGCCCGCGGGCCACCTCCCCCAGCGACGACGAGGGTCGGCGATCGAGGAAGCGGACGATCTGGAACTCGGTGGGCGGCAAGGGCTCGACGTCGTCGGCGGGGGGTTCGGCGTGCCGGAGCGCCCAGGACAGATCGTGGACGGCGGACCCGAGGCGGCGCAGCGCTGCGGTGGACATGGCACCAGCTTACCGATTACTTATGAACTGATATACAGTCCGCTGCCATGTCCGTCACCACCGCGCCGCCGCGCACCGCACCCCTCGGCACCGGCCTGCCGCTCGCCGTCACGACCGTGCTGGCATTCCTCACCGCCGTCGCACCGCTCGCCACCGACATGTACCTGCCGGCCTTCCCCGGCATGGCCCAGGACCTCGGCACCACCGCCTCGGCGGTGCAACTCACCCTGACCACGTTCATGATCGGGCTGGCCATCGGACAACTGGTGATCGGCCCGCTGTCCGACCAGCGCGGACGGCGAGGGCTGCTGATCCTCGGCACCGCGGTGTTCACCCTCGCCGGTGCCGCCTGCGCACTGGCACCGAACATCGGCGTCCTGATCGGCGCCCGCTTCGTGCACGGCTTCGCGGGAGCGGCGGGGATCGTGCTCGCTCGCGCCGTCGTCGCCGACCGGGCCAGCGGTGCCGCCGCCGCCAAGCTGTTCGGCCTGATGATGATGATCCAGGGCATCGCCCCGGTCGCCGCCCCGCTGCTCGGCGGCGCGCTGTCCGAGGCGATCGGCTGGCGCGGGATCTTCTGGGTGCTGACGGCGATCAGTGCCGTGATGCTGGCCTGCGTCCTGACGCTGGTGCCGGAGACCCTGCCGCGCGAGCGGCGCACCACCGGCGGGCTGCGGACCACCGCCGCCGATGCCCGCCGGGTGCTGAGCAACCGCCGCTACCTCGGCTACACCGGCGCGATGGTGTTCGGCTTCGCCGGGATGTTCGCGTACATCTCCGCCTCGCCCTTCGTGCTGCAGAACGTGCTCGGGCTGTCGGTCGGCTGGTACTCGGTCGCCTTCGCGGTCAACGCCCTGGGCATCGCGGTCGCCAGCGCGGTGAACGCCCAGCTGGTCGGACGGTTCCGGCCGCTCGCTCTGCTGCGCACGGGTGTGATCGCCCTGGTGGTGGTCGGCGTGCTGCTGGTGGTGGACGCGACGGTCCTCGGCCTGCCACTGTGGCCGACCCTGATCCTGCTGTTCGCCTCCACCGCGAGCCTCGGCCTGGTCGCCGGGAACGCCACGGGCCTGGCCACCGACGAGGCATCCGGTGCGGCCGGGACCGGATCGGCGGTGATGGGCGCGTTGCAGTTCGCCCTCGGTGCCGCCGTGTCGCCGGTGGTCGGGCTGGCGGGTGAATTCTCGGCCGTGCCGATGGCGGTCACGATGATGGTCGTCGCCCTGCTCGCAGCGGGCTCCCTGGGGCTGGCCCGGACCCGTTCTTGACCTCTCTTGACATCAAGACAACTCGTGGATGATGTGCCCTTGAGCAGGCACGGAACCCGCCCGGCGCGTTCACCCGCCCGGTGAGGAGAGTGTGCTCCGGACCACGTATGGTGGCCGGGACAGAACCGGCGATGACGCGGTCCGATCGACCGCGGAGGAAGTGGGCGATCCTCGCGTGTCCCAGCAGGCGGATCCAGACGTGAACCGAGCCGATTTCGGCGCGAACGCGTGGCTGGTGGACGAGCTCTACGAGCAGTACCTCCAGGACAAGAACGCGGTCGACCCCGCGTGGTGGGAGTTCTTCGAGGGCTACCGGCCCTCCCCGCCGGACGGGACCGGCTCCGGTGAGGAGGCGACCCCCGCGAAGCCGGAGCTGTCCGAGCCCCCCACCCCCACGGCCAAGCACCCGCAGCCGCAGGCGAAGACCGCCGAGCCGGAGACGAAGTCCCCGGGCACCCCGGCCCAGCCGAGCGAGCCGACCGACGTGTCCAACCCGCCGACCGCGCCGATCGCGACCGCGCAGCCGGCCACCGCCGCGTACGCGGCCCAGGCGCGTTCCGACCAGCCGGAGCCGGAGCCGGAGCCCACCGACGAGGTGCAGCGCCTGCGCGGCCCCGCGGCCCGGGTGGTCACCAACATGGAGGCCAGCCTGGAGGTGCCCACCGCCACGTCGGTGCGCGCCATCCCGGCCAAGCTCCTGGTCGACAACCGGATCGTCATCAACAACCACCTCGCCCGCGGGCGGGGCGGCAAGGTGTCCTTCACCCACCTGATCGGCTTCGCGCTGGTCGAGGCGGTGGGCGAGATGCCGTCGATGAACGCCGCCTACACCCTGGTCGACGGCAAGCCCGGTGTGATGAGCCCCGCGCACGTCAACCTGGGCCTGGCCATCGACCTGGCGAAGCCGGACGGCACCCGCCAGCTCCTGGTCCCGAGCATCAAGAAGGCCGAGACCCTCGACTTCGCCCAGTTCTGGTCCGCCTACGAGGACGTGGTCCGCCGCGCCCGCGGCGGCAAGCTCGGGGTCGACGACTTCGCCGGGACCACGATCTCCCTGACCAACCCCGGCACGATCGGCACCGTGCACTCGGTGCCGCGGCTGATGGCCGGCCAGGGCGCGATCATCGGCGTCGGCGCGATGGACTACCCGGCCGAGTTCGCCGGGACCAGCGACGAGCAGCTGAACAAGATGGGCGTCTCCAAGGTGCTCACCGTGACCAGCACCTACGACCACCGGATCATCCAGGGCGCCGCCTCCGGCGACTTCCTGCGCATCCTGGCCCGCAAGCTGCTCGGCGAGGACGGCTTCTACGACCGCGTGTTCACCTCGCTGCGGGTGCCCTACGAGCCGATGCGCTGGGTGCGCGACGCCGGGCACGACCCGGACGCCGAGGCGATCAAGCCCGCCCGGATCGCCGAGCTGATCCACTCCTACCGCTCGCGCGGCCACCTGATGGCCGACACCGACCCGCTGGCCTACCGGCTGCGCAAGCACCCGGACCTGGACATCCAGAACCACGGCCTGAGCGTCTGGGACCTGGACCGGGCCTTCCCGACCGGCGGCTTCACCGGCAAGCCCCGGGCCACCCTGCGCCAGGTGCTGGCCCTGCTGCGCGACTCCTACTGCCGCACCACCGGCATCGAGTACATGCACCTGCAGGACCCGCGGCAGCGTCGCTGGCTGCAGGAACGACTGGAGTCCGGCTACGCGCCCACCCCGCGCGAGGACCAGCTGCGCATCCTGCGCCGGCTGAACGGCGCGGAGGCCTTCGAGACCTTCCTGCAGACCAAGTATGTCGGCCAGAAGCGGTTCTCCCTGGAGGGCGGCGAGTCGCTGATCCCGCTGCTGGACGCCATCCTGTCCCGGGCCG contains:
- a CDS encoding hemolysin family protein, producing MNPTVALVLAVLLLAGNAFFVAAEFAIISARRSAIEPLAAAGDRRAQTVLWAMEHVSLMLACAQLGVTICSTTLGVVAEPAIAHLIEGPLHALGVGSEFTHPIGFVVALLLVVYLHVVLGEMVPKNLSVSGPDRAVLVFGPPLVWLGRVVKPIITALNWLANHVLRLFRVDPRDEVASAFTAQEVQSIVEQSQAEGLLEDEQGLLSGALEFSDRTAAEVMIPRDQLVTVPVDVTPEEVERLVAKTGFSRFPVLDAHGAPTGYLHVKDVLYADGESRRLPVPAWRVRTTAVVAPGDEVEEALAAMQRSGVHVARVEQTGESGHTVVVGAVFLEDILEELVGEVRDAMQRGHLRIPPR
- a CDS encoding aldose 1-epimerase family protein, which codes for MNIPFPSGTQHTLTLGEQRAVIAEVGASVREFSVGGRDVVLPFPAEQIPPAFSGAVLAPWPNRLADGQYTWLGVEHQVPLTEPDRRNALHGLAAQVRWTAVEVGADAVTLQHDLVPTPGYPFPLRLTASYRLTADRGLTVQVTATNLGDQPAPYGVGFHPWLSPGDATVDECTLRVDAAAIVTVDDRLLPTGTAPLTGSADRRSPQPLAGVALDDAFLDVNRDADGLSWIVLGSPDGHGSAVWMDGSMDTWQVCTGNGIPTINRRGVAAEPMSCIADAFRTGERLVRIEPGAAHTVTWGMTLV
- a CDS encoding hemolysin family protein, with the protein product MLTDWLLILFGVLLTAGTALFVASEFSLVTLDPGVVAKETRADDRRGNTVLKALRRLSTELSGAQVGITLTTVLLGYTTQPAVNRLLGGALTGTLGQAAGVAVAGVITVILVNGFSMLFGELVPKNFAISRPMGTARFVAPLQHGFTTGLRPLISLFNSSANAILRRFGVEPREELSGARSPQELAALVKRSAQVGTLDESTATLLTNSIEFTDLSAVDVMTDRQRIVTVDREDPATEVIRLARETGHSRFPVLGEDSDDIIGLVHLRRAIAVPYERRGEVPAAALMVEAPRVPETVHLGPLLVELREQGLQMAVVVDEYGGTSGVVTLEDVVEELVGDVADEHDRRRTAASRRADGAWVVSGLLRPDELTEQTGLVVPDDARYETLGGLVMAELGRVPEVGDTVRLPGIELTVESMQRRRVDRVVVLPQDEDVTE
- a CDS encoding sensor histidine kinase → MTGTPRRDRERPIAAATSLPRLPDVRPLDRFKSLKIKLGVLVAASSGVAALLTWFGLNNTLGPTRTFPVVLVIVLVFTQLLARGMTSPLREMTSAVRSMAAGDYTRRVRATSRDEVGQLAEAFNRMADELEQTDTIRRELVANVSHELRTPVTALQASLENIVDGVDDPDPETMKAALAQTQRLSRLVSTLLDLSRLEAGAVELNLTDVPLREFLEEAASEGRLVGASKALTFPVVVEPENLVIPADRERLHQILANLVQNAVRHSPVGAEIRLEAHRSGGWVRLDVVDQGPGIQPDQRERVFERFARGNTPAITGQISTGGTGLGLSIVRWAVNLHGGTVGVADTPVGCTMRVMLPSRRQSRRSGGSPATSG
- a CDS encoding M15 family metallopeptidase; the encoded protein is MASQIAPADIAAPATRRQLREAEQAGTRRSRRRPTPAAPAVAQDKPAHTGHPAARWGVRSGVLVTLAAVTVAVPLTQHEDRSVAATGESTVDDANLPSTVEALTGTPGSTLVPPSSLLSTDAAEVRSEVAASRSAEREILPGCSGQVANPNAPNGQLPSADLCTLWDGGTQLRADAAEALAELNAMYVAKFGSDMCLSSGYRTLAQQSAVKASRGSFAAATGKSNHGFGLAVDFCSGLTTGVQWDWLNENAATFGWENPAWAKPGGSGPYERWHWEYTKVQTDGFYYGE
- a CDS encoding response regulator transcription factor, translated to MTFATRPGSPAASSGPGAVTATVLVVEDEPAIATAVARRLAAEGYQVETVGDGLAAVDAATRIRPDAVVLDVMLPGIDGLEVCRRIQADRPVPVLMLTARDDETDMLIGLGVGADDYMTKPFSMRELVARVKALLRRQQRAALAAEQASTTSGAEPPVTIGDLVIDRAQRRVHRAGTEVHLTPTEFDLLLALAASPRTVLTRERLLAEVWDWVDASGTRTVDSHVKALRRKLGADLIRTVHGVGYALEPATGTDDE
- the prfB gene encoding peptide chain release factor 2; this encodes MAATDFPAEIRDLRSTLGTIQAVSDPTALQAKIAQLTEQASAPDLWDDPEAAQKVTSALSSTQAELDRVDKLAARIDDLETLVEMATEDGGDAETLAEAEAELETIRKDLGELEVRTLLNGEYDQREAVVTIRAGAGGVDAADFAEMLMRMYLRWAERHGYPTSVLDTSYAEEAGLKSATFEVKAPYAFGHLSVEAGTHRLVRISPFDNQGRRQTSFAAVEVIPLIEQSDDNIEIPENEIKVDVFRSSGPGGQSVNTTDSAVRMTHIPTGIVVSMQNEKSQIQNRAAALRVLQSRLLLVRKAEEDAKKKELAGDIKASWGDQMRSYVLHPYQMVKDLRTEHEVGNTASVFDGDIDGFIEAGIRWRRSASID